In the Setaria italica strain Yugu1 chromosome VI, Setaria_italica_v2.0, whole genome shotgun sequence genome, one interval contains:
- the LOC101761533 gene encoding mitochondrial pyruvate carrier 1 isoform X1, with product MSAAFKAFLNSPLGPKTTHFWGPVSNWGIILASVADTKKPPEMISGNMTGVLCVYSALFVRFAWMVRPRNYFLMVTHSCNECVQLYQLSRWARAQGFLGKKKEPEAQE from the exons ATGTCGGCGGCGTTCAAGGCGTTCCTGAACAGCCCGTTGGGCCCCAAGACGACGCACTTCTGGGGCCCCGTCTCCAACTGGGGCATCATCCTCGCG AGTGTGGCCGACACCAAGAAGCCTCCTGAGATGATATCCGGCAATATGACGGGAG TTCTGTGCGTGTATTCTGCCCTCTTCGTCAGGTTCGCATGGATGGTACGGCCCCGCAACTACTTCCTCATGGTAACCCACAGCTGCAACGAATGCGTCCAGCTCTACCAGCTGTCTCGCTGGGCTAGGGCTCAGGG GTTCCTtgggaagaagaaagagccgGAGGCCCAAGAGTAA
- the LOC101761533 gene encoding mitochondrial pyruvate carrier 1 isoform X2, with protein MATVLKSFLNSPVGPKTTHFWGPVANWGFVIAGLVDMNKPPEMISGNMTAAMCVYSGLFMRFAWMVQPRNYLLLACHASNESVQLYQLSRWARAQGYLEKKEPEAQQ; from the exons ATGGCGACGGTGCTCAAGTCGTTCCTGAACAGCCCCGTCGGCCCCAAGACCACCCACTTCTGGGGCCCTGTCGCCAACTGGGGCTTCGTCATCGCG GGTTTGGTTGACATGAACAAGCCTCCTGAAATGATATCCGGCAATATGACAGCAG CAATGTGTGTGTATTCTGGACTCTTTATGAGGTTTGCATGGATGGTACAACCTCGAAATTACTTGCTTCTGGCATGCCATGCTTCCAATGAAAGCGTTCAGCTTTATCAGTTATCTCGTTGGGCTAGGGCTCAGGG GTACCTGGAGAAGAAAGAGCCAGAGGCCCAGCAGTAA
- the LOC101762214 gene encoding LOW QUALITY PROTEIN: ecotropic viral integration site 5 ortholog-like (The sequence of the model RefSeq protein was modified relative to this genomic sequence to represent the inferred CDS: inserted 3 bases in 3 codons) yields the protein MGVRFAREERRMRKWRKMVCVCGSDWKHWVRRNPCGYKANKERVPDCLRRFVWXLISGSRDRSLMNPGVYEALVIYETLASELEIIRDISRTFPSHIFFQQRHGPGQRSLYNILKAYSVYGRDVGYVQGMGFLAGLLLLYINEDXIHVPMEGLYRAGLPLLXQYLSQFEKLVMEHMPKLGQHFVEEMITPSMYARQWFITVFAYSFLFHLTLRVWDVFLYEGIKVVFQFVLALLRFCHDGLLLQALRNSPRSRLIQMFYCQFPLHLRSSGVLQSS from the exons ATGGGCGTTCGATTTGCCAG GGAGGAAAGAAGGAtgagaaaatggaggaagatggtaTGTGTTTGTGGTAGTGACTGGAAGCACTGGGTTAGAAGGAACCCATGTGGTTATAAGGCGAATAAGGAAAGAGTTCCTGATTGTCTTAGACGATTTGTTT CTTTGATTTCAGGCAGCCGAGACCGCTCGCTAATGAACCCTGGGGTTTATGAG GCACTGGTGATATATGAGACATTGGCCTCTGAATTGGAAATTATTCGGGACATATCACGGACATTTCCATCTCATATTTTCTTCCAACAAAGGCATGGTCCGGGTCAAAGATCCTTGTATAACATTTTGAAAGCATATTCTGTCTATGGTAGGGATGTTGGATATGTGCAG GGAATGGGATTTTTAGCTGGGCTGCTGCTTCTTTATATCAATGAGG GCATTCACGTGCCAATGGAAGGCTTGTATCGG gctgGTTTGCCACTTT CGCAGTATCTGTCTCAGTTTGAGAAATTAGTTATGGAGCACATGCCAAAATTGGGACAACACTTTGTTGAAGAAATGATAACCCCAAGCATGTATGCAAGGCAATGGTTTATCACAGTTTTCGCATATTCCTTCCTGTTTCACCTAACTCTTAGAGTTTGGGATGTCTTTCTTTATGAG GGTATTAAGGTAGTTTTCCAATTTGTATTGGCTCTACTGAGATTCTGTCATGATGGTTTG CTCCTACAGGCCTTGAGAAATTCCCCGAGGAGTCGACTGATCCAGATGTTTTATTGCCAATTTCCTTTACATTTAAG GTCATCAGGTGTCCTCCAGTCGTCTTGA
- the LOC101761533 gene encoding mitochondrial pyruvate carrier 1 isoform X3 yields the protein MSAAFKAFLNSPLGPKTTHFWGPVSNWGIILASVADTKKPPEMISGNMTGVLCVYSALFVRFAWMVRPRNYFLMVTHSCNECVQLYQLSRWARAQGYLEKKEPEAQQ from the exons ATGTCGGCGGCGTTCAAGGCGTTCCTGAACAGCCCGTTGGGCCCCAAGACGACGCACTTCTGGGGCCCCGTCTCCAACTGGGGCATCATCCTCGCG AGTGTGGCCGACACCAAGAAGCCTCCTGAGATGATATCCGGCAATATGACGGGAG TTCTGTGCGTGTATTCTGCCCTCTTCGTCAGGTTCGCATGGATGGTACGGCCCCGCAACTACTTCCTCATGGTAACCCACAGCTGCAACGAATGCGTCCAGCTCTACCAGCTGTCTCGCTGGGCTAGGGCTCAGGG GTACCTGGAGAAGAAAGAGCCAGAGGCCCAGCAGTAA